A stretch of DNA from Orcinus orca chromosome 3, mOrcOrc1.1, whole genome shotgun sequence:
GACCcagaagaaacttaaaagctaaCACTAATGATAGCATTAGACAAACTTAATAGAGGTTTGAATGAACTGCCAGCCAGCAAGCAGCAGTATTGCTGTTTTGGAAAGCTGAGTGTGTTGGGGTTTTGTTTACCTGAGGCTTTGTCTGTCACTTGGTTACCATCACATTTAGCTCCTTCCAGGCAGGGCTTGTAGGCTCAGTTTGCTGCAGTCTTCCCTTGCCTGGCTCGTTGATTAGGTCATATTTCCAGCACTGCATGCGGTTGCTGCTGGTTTTCTGGGGTTGGGCTCTAAGTGTAGCTACAGCGGTAGTTTGTTGAAGGGTAACTGTGAGGTGCTGATTGGATCTGGGTGGGTGAGTGCACGCTTCAGTCTGTGAGTACTGAGTGTCTGGACCAGCTTTAGAAAACTGTGCTACTGGCCCCATTCTTGCTCTAACCTTCCAAGTTCAGCTCGTGGGTGCAGTACCAGAGGCCCTGCCAACTGGGCCTCAGACTCTGGAGCTACATGGAACTCTAGCATCATGACCCATCATCAAGGACCCTTACAGTTTTCCAGTAAAATGACCTtgtctgtgtgtatatttctcaaccccttcccctttccttttttattttttaattagtagTAGTCCTGCTCTGGAATCTGTAATAAATTTCTATTACCATAGAGGAAtttggctaatttttttttcttcctgatttcctTAGAAATCCTAAGTAATGCACTGAAGAGAGGAGAGATCATTGCAAAGCAGGGAGGAGGTAGGAAACGCTTAGTTttgatgttttgatttttagaataGGCCTGTGTTACCGGGGATAGTAGTGTAGTGGTGAAAGCATGGGCTCTAAAATAGACTGCCTGGGGTGGGGAACCAGCTCTGGCTcctcctagctgtgtgacatttggcaagttactgaacttctCTGTTTTTCgtactgtaaaatggggatataatggtacctacctcatagggttgttctgtagagtaaatgagttaatgcataaAAGAGGACCTACGTATGTGCTGCGTACACGTTAGCCATTGTCAAAATGTCTGTGTAATCTGGGGGCTTTGTTTCTAGtattataaaattgtaaattgctaaaagtaaatatttcacCTGATTATAAAAGTGTACACCACCTAATCATAGCATATGTTTCCTATGTACACGTGTACTCACAAAAATTCAGAACATTATGAAGAAAGTAAATACCTGAAATCTCATTGCCCTGCGATGAATGCtgtaaatattttggaatatattttcccattaatacacttttttttaagGGGTACCTAAAACTAAATGTACTTTAAttcagtctgattttttttttttccctcatggcTCTGAGCATCTTGGCATTTCCTTGGTAACTCCACTTGCTGGATTTATTTCTGTGGTGGGCTGATTCTAGAACTCCATGTGGGTACCGTTTCTTCCTAGTTCTCTGCTGCTATTGGCATCTGGAGTGTCACCCTCATTTTTGGTACTTCTGGGGATGCTACCCACCCTCTCTAGGTCTCTTACATTTTTTATAGTTGCTGAGATATTTCTGCTGTGAAAgcttaatattcttaaaattgtgTTTATATTTTGCCACTTGGTGCACTGTTATTCAGCCAAGGAAACAGTCACCGAGAAGTGGCATGACTCGTGCGAGGTCACAGCTTTGGTCAGTTAGAGAATCAAAGAAACGGCTGAATTTCCTCTTTTGGTATTTGCATCTTGGCCTGGGCTGCTTGATTCAAGAATGGGCTGGCTGAGGGCCCAGCTGCCCATTTTTCAGAGGCAGGTGGTGGTGGTCGTGAAGCTTGAGTGAGGGGGACTCTCGGGCTCTGCATGTGGAAAAACTTGGTGGCCAGTGGCCTTGGTGGTGGAGCCCGACCCTCCTTCTCCAGAATTGTAAGCATCACAGGGTCGGCTGTGCACTGCTGACCTGCCAGCGTGTGTCCAGCTGAACCATGACAGTGAGGGACTGATCCCAGGCCTGTTACTAAATCTACTCTGCAGTGCcatcagatttttttcctccaaagctAGCAAAGTTATACACAGCAAAGTCGGTTGGCGGTTTCCGTGACAGAGTAAGGTTCCCTAGAAGTGGCTGGCTGTGTTCATTTGTACATGAGGATCTGTATTGGTGttggtgtttgttttctttatctctgcCTGATTACATGGCTGTGTAATAACTTACTTATGCCGTGGAGGTGCTAAGGAAATGCAGCCAGACTGGTTACCAGCAGGGCATTGTAGAGGGACAAGTTGGGAGAGGATAGAGGTTGTGAGCAATTTTAATTGTCCCCATTATAATCCATGTAATCCATTATGTCGGGTGACCATCTGAGTGTGGGGTTTCTGTCCCTcgcgctcccccccccccccccccgccgccccccagaGCCTTTATCAATGTCTGGTGGTGGGGAAACTGCAGAGTTCTCAAGGAGTTGATGCCTGTTGCTCACAAAGCTTGTCACAAGTATTAGCACTTTCGAAGTAATGTGGAGAACATTGTTGATCAAAGTTCTCGGGGTgggttttttccctctttaaattttattatggaaattaacTGTGGCACAGAAGTAGGAAGAATGATGTACTCACTACCCAGCTTTAACAGTTGTCAACATTTGCAGGATATCTAATGATAACTTATTGTGGGACTTAAAATTTCTGAACCGTGATTGAGCTTGTGAAGTGCCCAGGCCTCTGCACCCAGGGAACCCTCCTGGCATGGTGTGCACACAGATCCTCAAGTACCTGACATATGCCTGACACATTTCATGTCTCTGTTTTAGGTGGAGGTGGAGGCAGTGTCCCTGGAATTGAGAGGATGGGCCCCGGCATTGACCGCATTGGGGGTGCCGGCATGGAGCGCATGGGTGCAGGCCTGGGCCACGGCATGGATCGTGTGGGCTCTGAGATTGAGCGCATGGGCCTGGTCATGGACCGCATGGGCTCAGTCGAGCGCATGGGCTCCGGCATCGAGCGCATGGGCCCACTGGGCCTCGACCACATGGCCTCCAGCATCGAGCGCATGGGCCAGACCATGGAGCGCATCGGCTCTGGTGTGGAGCGCATGGGTGCCGGCATGGGCTTTGGCCTGGAGCGTATGGCCGCACCCATTGACCGTGTGGGCCAGACCATCGAGCGCATGGGCTCTGGCGTGGAGCGAATGGGCCCTGCCATCGAGCGCATGGGCCTGAGCATGGAGCGCATGGTGCCCGCAGGCATGGGGGCAGGCCTGGAGCGCATGGGCCCTGTGATGGATCGCATGGCCACCGGCCTGGAGCGCATGGGCGCCAACAACCTGGAGCGCATGGGCCTGGAGCGTATGGGCGCCAACAGTCTCGAGCGCATGGGCCTGGAGCGCATGGGCGCCAACAGCCTGGAGCGCATGGGTCCCGCCATGGGCCCGGCCCTGGGCGCTGGCATTGAGCGCATGGGCCTGGCCATGGGTGGTGGTGGCGGTGCCAGCTTTGACCGTGCCATCGAGATGGAGCGTGGCAACTTCGGAGGAAGCTTCGCAGGTTCCTTTGGTGGAGCCGGAGGCCATGCTCCTGGGGTGGCCAGGAAGGCCTGCCAGATATTTGTGAGAAATGTAAGTGGCTCTTCAGGAACTTCTCAGGGGTTGTATGCACAAggaaggagggggcaggaagCCAGCAGGACCGAGTGGTAACAGGTCGAAGTCAGAGGGAGAGCTGAGTAGCGTGCAAGGGCCCTTTGCCACTTTCCCCGAAGTTTGGTGTTGGGAGAATGAGGAGGGAATGTGAGAGCTCGTGAATACTCGTGCAGCAGAAATAGTGGGTTTTGTGAAATCCTAAGCTTCTCTGACTACTGGATGGAAAAGCCAGTGATGTGAAGAATTTGAGTTTCTTGAACTGTCAGCTTGATGAGCTGCTAAATGACATGGCACGACAGttcaggggtgggggggaagggctGTGTCTGAATTATCTTTACCAGATTGACCACCTTTAGCTACTGTTCAGTGGTTCTGTGGGCTGCTCACCACAGGCAGCTGTGTGTTCTGCTCTGTGCATGGTGCTTCCACAGACAGATGCAGACAGGAGGGAATGAACTTGCTGTGCTAGTTTAGAACCTCACGCAGACAGACTCTTTGTTCTCTGCTGATCAATCTCAGTGTGAAGGTCAGCCAGTTTCTCTGTGTGATAAGTTTTAAAGGCACTCTGAGACAGTTGATGTTTGTGCATTAGGATTTGGTTGAATCACTCACCagtctcctttttctccctcagCTCCCATTTGATTTTACATGGAAGATGCTAAAAGACAAGTTCAACGAATGTGGTAAGTATTTGAGAGGCTTTCTAGGTGCTTCCTTGTGTTGTGGCTTGTTGGTGCTGCATTGGAGTCATGCAGCGAGGCTTCCATCCTAGTCTTCACAGACACCTTCCGTGACTCTGGAGGATGGATGGGACTTGCCATTTTTCTGCCTGTGCAAATATTCAAGCAGGTTgttgagtttccttttatgtGTCAGATACTTTTTCACCTgtgttctcatttcatctttgtttttctctttttttcccccttccggTTTTTGAAAGGAGGTAGTGTTGACCCCATTTTACAGTCAGGCCAAATCAtgttcccaaggtcacatggcttcTAAGTGAcaaagctaaataaaataaatacatctgaGACAAGGTTGTTTTCCACAATAGCACTATTGGTTTGCGCCTCAGAGAGCACTCGCCCAGCAGGTCCCTTGGGTGAGGTttcacaggctctgggcacacgGTAGCTTGTGTGCGATGAAGCTAAGGGTCTGTGATAGAGGTTTCCTGGCACACCAGGCAGCCATTCTGGAAGGGTCACTTTGTGGCCAAAAAGAAGTTGTCTCCGGTTGAGGCCCTGCCCCTCACGCCTACCACCTCTTTTCTTTTAACCGTGTCAAGTTGGGAGCCCCAGCCCTAAGCCAGAGGTCTGGGTAGCTCCCTGGATCAAGGCTTCCTCagtgttttctcatttccttttgctgCAGTGACTCAGATTTCACCACAATTGCTGCTTCTCCTGGTTCTTCTCTCGGGTCAACTGTTGAGCCATAGCCTGCCTTCTTGCCCTGTTCTTGTCCTCTTTCCACTCCTTAGTTCCCAAGTTGTAGTGGATATTCTGAAAAGTCAAATTGGATCACTTCCCCCTGCCACAGATGCCCGGAGGTGTCCCTCTGCTGTCAAGAGAAAGCCCAAACTACGATCCCCTGTACGACTTAATGTCACCCTAAGCTGTTTTAGACCCTTCCCGTGAGAAGCCCTCCAGGATGTTGACCTCTTAAGCAGAGTTGATGGCCCTAGAATTGTGAGTGCCAGCACCAGTTACACTGTGTGTTCTTGGCCCTGTGTTTCTGTGGCTCTTCCCTTGTAGATTGTTTCCATGGTGCTTGACACATACCTGGATGCTTAACCGGAGCTTGAATGAATATTTGTAACCTGTTTGCCAATTATTACAAAGCTTGTATTTGGACAGTACAGAAGTGTCCATGGTATTGGCATTGGCCTTGTAAATGCGGTGGAGCAGTGTATTAAATAAGTGAAGCCTCTGTGAAATTTGCCTGTAAAGCTGGCTTCACACAGCGTCTTTTTATAACTCTTGAGAGTAAAAGTGTGCATTTGAAGCCGCCAGGAATGCTCATGGTGGGTCAGATTGTTGTCCTGTGGCAGAAGAATGGCAATGTGGCTGAGGGCCATAGTAGCTGGGTTCCAGCCGCTGTGTTCTGAGCATTCATGCGCCAGGCGCGAGGGCCACCCTCCCTTTTGACTCTGTCAACCGAAATCCAACAGGTGATCTGGACTGAGTGGAGCCCAGACTGAGGCTGAGCTCTGGGTTTGCCTGATGAGTTGtggtctcttcttccctccctgtgcccaggcCACGTGCTGTATGCCGACATCAAGATGGAGAATGGGAAGTCCAAGGGGTGCGGTGTGGTTAAGTTTGAGTCGCCAGAGGTGGCTGAGAGAGCCTGCCGGATGATGAATGGGATGAAGCTGAGTGGCCGAGAGATTGATGTTCGAATCGATAGAAATGCTTAAGCAGTTGCCTTTTTTAAACATCGATACCAGACCtctgaatttgtattttttcttgttaACCATTTTAATTTGTTGGCTGGAtgtataaagatgtttaaaaaattcagttgctTTTTGGGGTAATTTGAATTACTTTTTTAATGACTGGGATTCCATTTGACTGTTTGCATTGAGATTGCAATGTGCGcaattttttttgtagttgtgGCATCTTGTTGACATCGAATATGACTTTGATAATAAATACCAGTTCCTGAAAGCTgcttgcttttgtgtgtgtgttgtggggtaACCGCCCGAGTTTGGGGGAGCTAGAGCTGCTCAGTCTCCTTTCTACCCTTGGAGCTGTGGACCCTTGGGCTGGGAGGCCACTGGCCCCAGCCACTTCAGAAAAATTTCGTGGAAACGGAATCCTGAGTGGACCTCAATCCCCCAGGGCTCGTTAATGGTGCACTTGGCTGTCGGAGCCATCCTGTCTCCCCTGGTGCAGTTCTGTAGGGCACAGATGCTGCATCAGGCTCGTTTCCAGTTAGACTTTTGTCTCAGTCTgctctggctgctgtaacaaacatttgtttctcacagttctggaggctgggaagtccaagatcaaagcgCTGGGAGATTCAGTGCCTGGTGAGGGCCCGGTCCTAGTTCGTGGATGACACCTTCTAGCTgtaacctcacatggcagaaggggccaGGGAACTTTCTCagacctcttttatttatttttaaaaaaaataattttttagctttatttgtttggctgcgccacacagcttgtgggaccttagttcccccaccagggattgaacctgggccctcagcagtgaaagtgcgtgcagagtcctaaccactggcctgccagggaacTCTCAGACCTCTTTTGTAGGGGCacgaatcccattcatgagggctctgctgCCACGACCTAATCCcctccccaaaggccccacctcctagtaCCATCATGTTGAGGGTTAGGTTTTCAACGCAGGAATTGTTTTTGGCAGCAAGGACACAAATGTTCAGTCCATAGCAGCTTTTCTTTGCTAAAACAGACCAAGTAGGGTGAGAGTTTCTGAGCATATTTTGTCCTGTCAGAGGTTTAGGCTGAACTTGATACCTGGACTCTTATCAGAACTGGGTCACATTCCCCCCAAGATGTGATCTCATACGTAAGTCCACTTGGGCTGTGTAGCCTGTGAGAAGCTGCAGCTGCTGCTTGTCACGTTGGATGTGGAGGGTCTTCACTCTGGCTGGCGGCTGACACGGGGTACCATCACGGGGACTCCCACCTCTAAGTCTAGCAAGGTGCCAGCTCCCTTGCTACCTTCTCCTGCCCTACTTTTCTCCTTTCTGGCCTATATCCTTGAGGGGTGTGACCTTGGAGAAGGGGGGTGACCCCACAGATTCCCCCAGGTGTCTGATCATGGCTCCACTGTGTGGTGCCCATCAGGAGGGAGAGACAAGACAAGAAGCAGGAATTGCTTTAAAAGAGGGGCTTTATGTGGTCTGTGTCTGTGGTCAGACAGGAGCCTGGGCAGTTCTGTGACGGCCAAACTGGGATCCAGGGCTCCTTCGGTTAAGAGGTGGCTGGATTGGTGGGTTGTCCTGGGTCCCCACCCCTGTAGGCCTTATCGTCCCCCGGGGAATGGTTGGTTATCCAGAGGATCTGCCGAGGAGGGGTGACTTCCAGTGACCCTTGCCCCATAAGCAGGTAGCCAGCAGCCCCTGGTGGAGTGGGATGGGACCTTACCCCCTCCCAAGACACTGTAGTCCCTTCCAGTCCACCCGGAGCATCCCCATACATACCCCAGGAACCGACGTCGTCATACACCTCTGTTTCCCTGGTTGAGAGCGCAGTTAAGGTCAGTAAGggtcaccccacccctcccccctaaATCCCCCACCCCATCAGGGCCAGCACTCACAGGGGCAGTAGAGCTGTTCTGGGTACATAGCCATCTGCAAGGAGAGAGCGGGGGTGGGTGAGTTCTCCACCCTTCCTGGTGTTTGGCGTCTTCCCAGGGCTGCCCCTGCTGGGCTCACTCACACTTGCCCTTGGTGTCCCGGCACAGCATCTCCTCCTTGCTGGTGAACTCTATCACCTCCAGGATCTCCCCACGCCGAAGCGCCAGGTGCTTGCCACCCCCGCGACGGGTCTTGGCGTTGGGGTCAATCATCATCCTTGTCTGAATCACAATCTCCCCCTCAAACTGGGGAGGAAGACATCAGAGCTTTTGGTCATGCTGCCACCCCGAGGACCCCTGCCTGGCTTCTTTCTGAGGATGGAATTTGTGGGGCTTTGGTCAACTGGGGCTGAGCACAGCCCTCCCAGGACTCTTGCTTTGCTTGGGGTTCACACCTTGAACTTCTTCCGGAACTCCCGCTCAGCTTTCTCTGCCTTCCGGATCTGCTTCAGAGACTTCAGGTCCGTGGGCGGCAACTGCTGTGGCTGGGGGCCCTTCTCCTTCCTGAGCCCCCGGGGAGTTGGGTGCTCGTGAGCAAGACGTGCTTCTCAGGGACCCCCTTTTACCGTCCTCCCAGAGCTCAGCCCCACCCTGTCCCACTCCCTTTGCCCTCTGGTACCTGGGCTCTTGGTCTTGTGGTGGCCTCCTGGGGGGTTGCTGGGTAGACAGCACTTCATCTGGGACAGTCAGAATGCTGAGTTAGGGCAGGGACCATTGGTTCGGCCTCTGAATCTGGCGGCCTGCTCTTTCCCTTGTCAGTTCTCAGGACCTtggtcccctccccaccccgctgcCCAGGCCTTTCTCATGAGTTGTGAGTTCTAGTGGattgcctttcattttcttaactccTGTCGCAGGACAGGCGTGGCAGAAACGTTACCACTCATTTCAGCTGTCTTGACTGTCATCCCAAGTTGCTTGCCGAGGAGGACCTAAGGGTTCAGAGAGGTAACACAGCCTGCCCCAGGTCACCCAGCAGTTAAATGGTAGAGGCAGGATTTCTCTGTAGGCTTTTGAGGCCATTTCACGCCTGCCTTGTAGAGCAGGTGGGGTTCTGGGAATTGTGATGAGATTTGGGTCAAAAAGTAAGGCGAAGAAAAGTAATTCCTGGAAGCAAAGAAGTCTCCCTCTAAGAAGGGGCTGTTGGGCTGGGACTCTTGCCTGGCCTGGCTGATGATGAGACTGGACTGTGAGGGGTCTCCCAGGTGAGGACTGACTACCCCGCAAATGACCAGCTTTCCAGGTATGAGCCCTGTTGGCCAAGGGTGTGGCTTACAGTGAGAGCCTTGTGAACACAAGGGGAGTGAAGGATCCAGAACCTGAAGCCCCTAGCTTTTTGCAGTCCTCTCTGAATGACTTGAAGTGCTGCTCTGGACATTTCTAGGCCAGCAGACCCTTCCATCAAGCTGCCCGAGGGGCATCTGCATGGGGCCCTTCCACCCCTTCAGACACTGAGTTTGCCTCCAGCCTCAGCTGGGTGGTGCTCGGGTAACGGTGCCACCCAGAGGCTGCCCAGGCCGGAGATGGTCACCCGGCTGGGAGCAGCCTTGACTTCACCCCAGGGCCCCTACAGACCTGCCGCAGCCAGAGAGTGCAGCCCTGGGCACGGCAGTGCGGGGCAGACCCTGGTGCCCTGTGTCCCCAGCTTTCTGGCAGTGTGATCCTGAGCACGCTACCCTCAGCTCCTGAGAAAGAGCTAGGCCCGGCCCCTCCAGAGGAGCCCCCAGCTGTGCAGGGAGCCTCTAGTGGAGCCGCCACTGCTCTGAGTGAGGCAGAGAGTGGGAGGGGGGAGCCCAGAGTCCTTCCAACTGGGGACAGACTTGAGAAGGGCAGAGCTGCCTTTGGGACAATCACTGAGCCCCACTCGAGAAGCGGGGAGATCTGGGGAAGCATGTGGTATCGGCTCAGAACCTAGAAGAGTGACTGGCGGTTGTCCAGTGGCTGGGACggtgagcagagggaggaaagtgCCTCGTCTACttggggttggggaaggggaagcGGTGGGCCATGCCTGCGGAGCTGCTGGAAGTGGATGGCCAGAGGTGCTCCCTCCCCACGTCCACATCCCCAAGACAGGCCCCCCAGACCCAAGCCACAGAGCTTAACTGGAGCGGAAGCAGGAGGGGCCCTGTCAGGAAGCTCTGTGCTAACAGGGGTGTTGCAAGCAGCCCCTGGGGAAAGCCCAGGAGAAGCagaaggggctggggaaggagtaACAGCTGTATAGGCAGCAGACTTTGGAGGGTGGGCTGGTGAGGTGGGAGCGGTAGCTGGGGATCCCAAAGGCACCTCTGATGAAACGTTCCCCTGCAGGAGACCCTTCCAAAGACAGGGCAGGGAAGCAGCCCGGGAGCCTAGGGTCTGGGCTCCTGTGTATTGGCTGTGCgacctggggcaagtcacttctTGCCTCAAGCTTGTCCTCAAGCTTCCActcctgtaaaatgggcaggACACTGCCTCGGGGGTGGTGGGCTGTGCACATTCGGTGAAGTGCTGGCATGGGAGCCTTGGTGTTTTCACATGGGGTTGGTGAATGCATCATCCGCGAGCTGGGCCTGCTTGGCCTTCATCCTGCTCTCCAGGAGCAGAGTtgtggaagggagagaagaagcaTCCTTGGAAACCCAGAGCACAGAGAGAGAGTTGCCTGGGACTGCAGACCTGGAGGGTCGGCCACACCCTgtctccagcccctgcctctgagtTCAGGCCCAAGTCCTGCCTGGATATCCCTCAGGCACCTCCAACACCACGGGTCCCTTACTCAGGTGCAGGCTCAACATTTGGGCCTCAACCCTGTCATGAGCTCGCTCTCGTCCCTGGTGATGCACCACCAAGTCCTCTTGCTGCTTTGTACCTGATCCTTCCACTGCTCTCCATGTCTTCTGCCACCACCCTGGCCCACACCCCTGCCCTGGCCACACCCTGGTCAGGCTGCTGGCCTCTGGGCTGCCCTTACTCACATTGTTCCACCCACCAGGAGCTGGTGTGACCTTTCTGAAAGGcccctccttctctctgcttcctcccctgGTGCTGCTTTCAATCCATCAGGGATATGGATTGCCACTTGGCGTCTCGCTAGCAACATGGCAGAACACACCCTTGTGACAAATGTTCCCCAGGTGCCTTGGCAGACTGGTCTGGCTGAGGGCCTGGCCCTGTCACCAACAAACCTCTGCccttggggctggggctggagtcgTCTGTGGGCTCCACGTCCTCGTACAGCTTGTAGGCCTCATCTGGGTCCCTGCGGGGATACCTGAGATGAGGGCCTCTTTCGGTCCCGTGACCCACGCCTGTACCCCCTGACTCCTACTCACTGTGGGGTGTCTTCAGGCTGTCGAGCCAGGAAGCCGGCAGAAAAGCTCCTCGGCAGAGCTGTGGGGTGATGagaacaggagggagggaggcgggcaCTGCCAGGGAGCCTCCACACCCTCCTTTCTGCCTGGGCCGCCCTCACCCACCTGTGCCTGCTGCCAAGGTCCTTCGAAATCTCTGGACGTCCCTGGGGCCTGGGGGCAGTGGGGGCTTGGCTGGAGGGGCGCCCAGGCTGCTGACTGGGGGGAGAGGCCTCCGCCGGGGTGGGTGGCCAGGTTTGAGGCCCAGCCTCGAGCCTCCACCGCAAGTGAGGGCTCCAGATCTCTGCTGCCTGGCTCCAAACCCTGGGCTGAGTGGGAACCTAGGGCTGGAGCCTGCAACGGCAGTGGGCAGTGAGCTCTCTGAACGGGAGCCAGGGAGTGGAGGCTTTCTAGGGAGGTCACCGAAGAACTCTGCCTGCTTCCTGGGCAGAGATCTGGGCTTGGGCTGGGAGGACTTGCAGGGCGGCCCCCGCCACTCGGGCTGCAGAAACTCCTTGGGGAGCAGGCTGCACTCGGGCCCCGAGGACGTCCTGGGGAGGTCACCACACTCGGGCCGCGGGGGCTTCTCGGGGAGGTCACTCAGCGGAGGCTGTGGCATCTTTCCGGGGACTGTACTGAAGTTGGGCTGTGAGGAGTGAGGCTGGGGCTCACTGGACTCGGGCTTTGAAGGGGGCATTGGGGGGACCTCAGTGGACTCGGGCTGCGGCAGGGACTTCTCAGGGAGACCACTGACCCCAAGCTGCGGGGGCTTCTCGGGAACGGTACTGAACTTGGGCTGGGGGGGCTTCAGGGTGGCCTCATTGGACTCAGGCTGCTGGGACTTCTCGGGAACGGTACTGAACTTGGGCTGGGGGGGCTTCAGGGTGGCCTCATTGGACTCAGGCTGCTGGGACTTCCTGGGGAATGCACCGAACTTGGGCCCTGTGGGGGGCCTTGGGGCGTGGCTGAGCTCAGGCTGCAGGGGCTTCCTGGGGAATGGAGTGGCCTTGAGCTGTGGGACCTTCTTGGAGAGTTCACTGAACTCAAGTTTGCAGGGCTTCTTGGGCAGATCAGTGAACTCGGGCTGGGGGTGCTTCTTGGGATGCTCGCCTAGCTCAGGCTGTGGAAACTTTTTGAGGAGTTTGTTGAACTCGGGCTTTGGAGATACTTGGGGGAGTTTGCCGGTCTCGGGCTGAGAGGCCTGGAACTTTGCTTGAAGGCTCCGAAAGTCCTGATGACTCCCCTAGGGGACACGGAGTCAGGCAGGGACTCAGACACATGCGGGTGGTGGAGAGACGGACGTGGGACAAGCGGACATGGTCACGGACACGCACCCCCTTCCCCTGGCTCCTGTTCAGTTAGCTCCTCTCCCCCACCTTCTGCCCTTGGCCGCCATCTCTGTTGGCCATAGACTCCCACGTTTTTGTGTCTCTAGCCTCCCGGTGGGTCGCAGGCCCTCCTAAACTACCACACCCTCTGACCTCGCCACTCAGGACCAGGATGCGCACCCAGCCTCATCCCACTCTGGACCCGAGCTCCTGGGGCCCCTGGGGCCTGCTGCTCCCAtagcccgccccgccccctcagTCAGGGGAGCATCCTCgagctcc
This window harbors:
- the HNRNPM gene encoding heterogeneous nuclear ribonucleoprotein M isoform X4, which gives rise to MEESMKKAAEVLNKHSLSGRPLKVKEDPDGEHARRAMQKVMATTGGMGMGPGGPGMINIPPSILNNPNIPNEIIHALQAGRLGSTVFVANLDYKVGWKKLKEVFSMAGVVVRADILEDKDGKSRGIGTVTFEQSIEAVQAISMFNGQLLFDRPMHVKMDERALPKGDFFPPERPQQLPHGLGGIGMGLGPGGQPIDANHLNKGIGMGNIGPAGMGMEGIGFGINKMGGMEGPFGGGMENMGRFGSGMNMGRINEMERGMGGGFERDFARNEMGMSRSFGEPLGRGMEILSNALKRGEIIAKQGGGGGGGSVPGIERMGPGIDRIGGAGMERMGAGLGHGMDRVGSEIERMGLVMDRMGSVERMGSGIERMGPLGLDHMASSIERMGQTMERIGSGVERMGAGMGFGLERMAAPIDRVGQTIERMGSGVERMGPAIERMGLSMERMVPAGMGAGLERMGPVMDRMATGLERMGANNLERMGLERMGANSLERMGLERMGANSLERMGPAMGPALGAGIERMGLAMGGGGGASFDRAIEMERGNFGGSFAGSFGGAGGHAPGVARKACQIFVRNLPFDFTWKMLKDKFNECVVVSSSLPVPRPRAVCRHQDGEWEVQGVRCG
- the HNRNPM gene encoding heterogeneous nuclear ribonucleoprotein M isoform X7, whose amino-acid sequence is MEESMKKAAEVLNKHSLSGRPLKVKEDPDGEHARRAMQKVMATTGGMGMGPGGPGMINIPPSILNNPNIPNEIIHALQAGRLGSTVFVANLDYKVGWKKLKEVFSMAGVVVRADILEDKDGKSRGIGTVTFEQSIEAVQAISMFNGQLLFDRPMHVKMDERALPKGDFFPPERPQQLPHGLGGIGMGLGPGGQPIDANHLNKGIGMGNIGPAGMGMEGIGFGINKMGGMEGPFGGGMENMGRFGSGMNMGRINEMERGMGGGFERDFARNEMGMSRSFGEPLGRGMEILSNALKRGEIIAKQGGGGGGGSVPGIERMGPGIDRIGGAGMERMGAGLGHGMDRVGSEIERMGLVMDRMGSVERMGSGIERMGPLGLDHMASSIERMGQTMERIGSGVERMGAGMGFGLERMAAPIDRVGQTIERMGSGVERMGPAIERMGLSMERMVPAGMGAGLERMGPVMDRMATGLERMGANNLERMGLERMGANSLERMGLERMGANSLERMGPAMGPALGAGIERMGLAMGGGGGASFDRAIEMERGNFGGSFAGSFGGAGGHAPGVARKACQIFVRNLPFDFTWKMLKDKFNECGDLD
- the HNRNPM gene encoding heterogeneous nuclear ribonucleoprotein M isoform X5 produces the protein MEESMKKAAEVLNKHSLSGRPLKVKEDPDGEHARRAMQKAGRLGSTVFVANLDYKVGWKKLKEVFSMAGVVVRADILEDKDGKSRGIGTVTFEQSIEAVQAISMFNGQLLFDRPMHVKMDERALPKGDFFPPERPQQLPHGLGGIGMGLGPGGQPIDANHLNKGIGMGNIGPAGMGMEGIGFGINKMGGMEGPFGGGMENMGRFGSGMNMGRINEMERGMGGGFERDFARNEMGMSRSFGEPLGRGMEILSNALKRGEIIAKQGGGGGGGSVPGIERMGPGIDRIGGAGMERMGAGLGHGMDRVGSEIERMGLVMDRMGSVERMGSGIERMGPLGLDHMASSIERMGQTMERIGSGVERMGAGMGFGLERMAAPIDRVGQTIERMGSGVERMGPAIERMGLSMERMVPAGMGAGLERMGPVMDRMATGLERMGANNLERMGLERMGANSLERMGLERMGANSLERMGPAMGPALGAGIERMGLAMGGGGGASFDRAIEMERGNFGGSFAGSFGGAGGHAPGVARKACQIFVRNLPFDFTWKMLKDKFNECGHVLYADIKMENGKSKGCGVVKFESPEVAERACRMMNGMKLSGREIDVRIDRNA
- the HNRNPM gene encoding heterogeneous nuclear ribonucleoprotein M isoform X9 — encoded protein: MEESMKKAAEVLNKHSLSGRPLKVKEDPDGEHARRAMQKVMATTGGMGMGPGGPGMINIPPSILNNPNIPNEIIHALQAGRLGSTVFVANLDYKVGWKKLKEVFSMAGVVVRADILEDKDGKSRGIGTVTFEQSIEAVQAISMFNGQLLFDRPMHVKMDERALPKGDFFPPERPQQLPHGLGGIGMGLGPGGQPIDANHLNKGIGMGNIGPAGMEGPFGGGMENMGRFGSGMNMGRINGGGGGSVPGIERMGPGIDRIGGAGMERMGAGLGHGMDRVGSEIERMGLVMDRMGSVERMGSGIERMGPLGLDHMASSIERMGQTMERIGSGVERMGAGMGFGLERMAAPIDRVGQTIERMGSGVERMGPAIERMGLSMERMVPAGMGAGLERMGPVMDRMATGLERMGANNLERMGLERMGANSLERMGLERMGANSLERMGPAMGPALGAGIERMGLAMGGGGGASFDRAIEMERGNFGGSFAGSFGGAGGHAPGVARKACQIFVRNLPFDFTWKMLKDKFNECGHVLYADIKMENGKSKGCGVVKFESPEVAERACRMMNGMKLSGREIDVRIDRNA